The genomic region CGTCGCCGCGGTCCTGGTGATCGGTGCGGTCGCGCTGGACCAGGACGGGCCCCTCGCCCGGATCCTGGCGTGGCGGCCGCTGGTCGCGCTGGGCGCCATCTCCTACGGCGTCTACCTGTGGCACTGGCCGATCTTCCTGGTGATCAACGGGGAACGCACCGGCTGGTCCGGGTGGGCGCTGTTCGCGGCGCGCTGCGCGGCGACGCTCGCGGTGGCGGGGCTGTCGTGGTGGCTGCTCGAACAGCCGATCCGGCGCTGGCGGCCGGTGATCGTGCCGATGCTGCCACTGGCCGGGGCGACCGCCGCCACCGCCGCGGTGATCACGATGACGGTGCTGCCCGTCGTACCCACCCAGCCCGAACCCGAGCAGGCGCGCATCGACAACGCCGCCCTGATCGCCCCGGAGGAGCTCGTCGCACCCGAGCGGCCCGTCGAGGTCAAACGCGCCGTACCGCGTGACCCGAACGTGCGCACGGTCGCGGTGTTCGGCGACTCGGTGGCCTGGACGCTGCTGCGCTACCTGCCGGAGACACCCGGCCTGGAGTTCTCCAACCACACCACGATCGGCTGCGGCATCGCCCGCGGCGGGCCGTACCGCTACGTCGGGCAGACGCTGAACCAGAAACCCGAATGCGACACCTGGCCGCGGCGGTGGGCGCAGCGCATCAACCACGACCGGCCCGACGTGGTGCTGCTGATGATCGGCCGCTGGGAGAAGGTCGATCGGATGAACGAGGGCCGCTGGAGCCACATCGGCGAGCCCGCCTACGACGCCTACCTGCGCGAGGAGCTCAACCGGGCGCTGGACATCCTGTCCTCGACCGGCGCCCGCGTCGTCGTCACCACCGAGCCCTACACCCGGCGCGCGGAGAAACCGGACGGCAGCCTCTACCCCGAGGACCAGCCGAAGCGCACCGACGACTGGAACGCGCTGCTGCGCAGCGTCGTGAAGTACCGGCCCAACGTCAAGGTGCTTGACCTCAACCGCAAGCTCGGGCCCAACGGCAGCTACACGAACAAGGTCGACGGCATCACGATGCGCGCCGACGGGGTGCACCCCACGCCGGAGGCCGTCGAGTGGCTGACGCCGTGGCTGGTGGACGCGCTGCGCTAGTGGCCGAGCCGGCCGCGGCCGAGGCGCAGCAGCAGCATCGCGAGGTCCTTGCCCTCCGGGCCGAGCTCGCTGTAGCGCTCGATGACCTTCATCTCGCGGCTGTGCACCAGCCGGGTGCCACCGGAGGCCATCCGGGCCTTTCCGATGAGTTTGGACACCTCGGTACGCCGCTTGACGGCGGCCAGGATCTCGGCATCCAGGCGGTCGATCTCCTGGCGCAGCTCGTCGATGTCGGGCAAGGTCTCAGTTTCGGTCGTCATGGCGTTTCTCACTCTCGTTGTGTGGAGGTTTGCGGTCGCATCCGTTCCGGCCTCACACAAGAGACGAGCCCCGGATCCGGACGCGGACCGCGGGGCTCTCGAAAGCAGCTAGACCACGGGCACCGCGGACCGGTACCCGTAGAAAAATCGCCGCTTGTCAAGCACACAGAAAGTGTGCCACCAATGGCTGCGTCGGCGCAAAGGTGTCACCGCCCGGCGGTAGGTTTGGTAACGATATGACTCTCTTCACGCCGGCCGCTGACACCGGGACCGCCGACACCGACCAGCTGCTCGACGGACTCAACCCCCAGCAGCGCCAGGCCGTCCTGCACCAGGGCAGCCCGCTGCTCATCGTCGCCGGCGCCGGGTCGGGCAAGACCGCCGTGCTCACCCGCCGGATCGCCTACCTGCTGGCGGCCCGCGACGTCGGTGTCGGGCAGGTGCTGGCCATCACGTTCACCAACAAGGCCGCCGCCGAGATGCGCGAGCGGGTGGTGCAGCTGGTCGGCCCGCGCGCCCGCAGCATGTGGGTGTCGACGTTCCACTCCACGTGCGTGCGGATCCTGCGCAATCAGGCCTCCCTGATCAAGGGCCTGAACTCGAACTTCTCCATCTACGACGCCGACGACTCGCGCCGCCTGCTGATGATGATCGGCAAGGACATGGGCCTGGACACCAAGCGGTACTCGCCGCGGCTGCTGGCCAACGGCATCTCCAACCACAAGAACGAGCTGGTCGGCCCCGAGCAGGCGGCGGCCGAGGCGGCCGAGGCGGGGGAGGAGCTGCCCGCGATCATCGCCGAGGTCTACGGCGAGTACCAGCGCCGGCTGCGCGCGGCCAACGCCCTGGACTTCGACGACCTGATCGGTGAGACGGTCGGTGTGCTGCAGGCGTTTCCGCAGATCGCCCAGTACTACCGCAGGCGCTTCCGGCACATCCTGGTCGACGAGTACCAGGACACCAACCACGCGCAGTACGTGCTGGTGCGCGAGCTGGTGGGCGCCGAGACGGTCGACGGCCTCGAGCCGTCCGAACTGTGCGTGGTCGGTGACGCCGACCAGTCGATCTACGCGTTCCGCGGCGCGACCATCCGCAACATCGAGGACTTCGAACGCGACTTCCCCAACGCTACAACGATTCTGCTCGAACAGAACTACCGCTCGACGCAGAACATCCTCAACGCCGCCAACGCGGTGATCTCCCGCAACCCGGGCAGGCGGGAGAAGCGGTTGTGGACCGACGAGGGCGACGGCGAACTGATCGTCGGCTACGTCGCCGACAACGAACACGACGAGGCGCGCTTCGTCGCCAGCGAGATCGA from Mycolicibacterium phlei harbors:
- a CDS encoding chorismate mutase, with the translated sequence MTTETETLPDIDELRQEIDRLDAEILAAVKRRTEVSKLIGKARMASGGTRLVHSREMKVIERYSELGPEGKDLAMLLLRLGRGRLGH
- a CDS encoding acyltransferase family protein, whose protein sequence is MNARRSVAPADRHLTRTSRKRRRGEIPALDGIRAVAVALVLADHGGIPGVSGGFLGVDVFFVLSGFLITSLLLDEHALTGRIALRDFWIRRFRRLLPALLVMVLAVVAARGLFAAESIANLRDEAVAAFFWVANWAFVAQHTDYFAQGAPPSPLQHTWSLGVEEQFYLLWPILLIGLAWLFCRRDRFRLRWAVFGLASAGALASAWAAIHFVDDATLNRVYFGTDTRAQALLIGAAAAALLVHDWTTVTLGGPVIRTRWLRGVARVLSVVGAVVLGIAAHRATGSVADFRSGLLIIVAVAAVLVIGAVALDQDGPLARILAWRPLVALGAISYGVYLWHWPIFLVINGERTGWSGWALFAARCAATLAVAGLSWWLLEQPIRRWRPVIVPMLPLAGATAATAAVITMTVLPVVPTQPEPEQARIDNAALIAPEELVAPERPVEVKRAVPRDPNVRTVAVFGDSVAWTLLRYLPETPGLEFSNHTTIGCGIARGGPYRYVGQTLNQKPECDTWPRRWAQRINHDRPDVVLLMIGRWEKVDRMNEGRWSHIGEPAYDAYLREELNRALDILSSTGARVVVTTEPYTRRAEKPDGSLYPEDQPKRTDDWNALLRSVVKYRPNVKVLDLNRKLGPNGSYTNKVDGITMRADGVHPTPEAVEWLTPWLVDALR